One window from the genome of Xenorhabdus bovienii SS-2004 encodes:
- the panM gene encoding aspartate 1-decarboxylase autocleavage activator PanM, with protein sequence MKLTIKPISVLSQQDKIDLKKIWPEQDTQEWEVLLAGDQKLFVAQFNGRLLAAVKVTLNSSTGILEDFCVREVTRRRGVGAYLLEQVKAAFPEINRWEWSLNHFPDIHAPALRDFMDACDFRYDAQNNAYYYE encoded by the coding sequence ATGAAGTTAACAATTAAACCAATAAGTGTTTTATCCCAGCAGGATAAGATTGATTTGAAAAAAATTTGGCCGGAACAAGATACGCAGGAGTGGGAAGTGCTGTTAGCAGGTGATCAAAAACTGTTTGTAGCACAATTTAACGGCCGATTGCTTGCCGCGGTTAAAGTGACGCTCAATTCATCAACAGGAATACTGGAAGATTTTTGTGTACGGGAAGTGACCCGTCGGCGTGGCGTTGGGGCTTATCTGCTGGAGCAGGTCAAGGCCGCATTCCCGGAGATCAACCGTTGGGAATGGAGCCTGAATCATTTTCCTGATATCCACGCTCCAGCGTTGCGGGATTTTATGGATGCCTGCGATTTCCGCTATGATGCACAAAATAATGCCTATTATTACGAATAA
- the tssI gene encoding type VI secretion system tip protein TssI/VgrG, with amino-acid sequence MDGLVFTCRIGRLPQTTFQVVDFSLQEGLSQLFHLTMTVVSSLNNVALSEQLGTSASLTVIRDGVTERTVNGIVAGAEQGNTDGLRTYYTFIVRPEMWLMTLNQDSRIFHYQSVPDILARLLKEHRIKAESKFYKDHQQHAIREYTTQKRESAYDFWCRLAAEEGIMFWFEEDKLFYSNSHLGMLAALTLTYNVQANTDNSDSTAWQWNYGEYLCPDETRHKDNNFLRPSYPLQHTAALEKGMGHSVFESYGRFQKDAEGRPFTQLRLEQLQNQSKVGKAVTNCIKLRPGRIFMLQSHPIGAMNDSWQIVTVSHQGHQPQASGEAGEGTTLTNQISFIPGRQDWRPPFRYKPLADGDEVATVVGPEGEEIYVDKHGAIKVHFHWNRYDEADDRASCWVRVAQGWNGDGYGFMAIPRIGQEVIVSYLNGDIDRPIVTGCTYNGRNRPPLDLPAEKTRTTFKTRTHKGEGFNELRFEDAKGSEEIYIHAQKDQLIEINYDKTQRVGHDESHHVLNNRKHEIGNDEFIRIMHEQHIQIDLNQFETITKDRKTRINNNWQENIFADHRQEVGRDKTAKINNNYTLNVVNNIQSLTKVHTLQASESVLIKGKAGSIKLDGSGVTITGKITLQGEVSVTGGSPGTVPSLSGSANEGLVMAEDCREKARKQQESSE; translated from the coding sequence ATGGATGGATTAGTTTTTACCTGCCGGATAGGCCGACTGCCGCAAACCACCTTTCAGGTCGTAGATTTCAGTTTACAGGAAGGGTTATCGCAACTCTTTCACCTGACCATGACCGTCGTCAGTTCACTGAATAATGTGGCGCTCAGCGAGCAGCTTGGTACCAGCGCTTCTCTGACCGTCATACGTGATGGCGTCACTGAACGCACCGTCAACGGCATTGTGGCGGGGGCAGAGCAGGGCAATACTGACGGGCTGCGTACCTATTACACCTTTATTGTCCGCCCTGAAATGTGGCTGATGACGCTCAATCAGGATAGCCGGATTTTTCATTACCAATCCGTACCGGATATTCTCGCCCGGCTGCTGAAAGAGCATCGCATCAAGGCGGAGAGTAAATTCTATAAAGATCACCAGCAACATGCGATACGGGAATACACCACCCAAAAACGTGAATCTGCCTATGATTTCTGGTGCCGTCTGGCGGCCGAAGAGGGCATCATGTTCTGGTTTGAAGAGGACAAACTGTTCTACAGCAACTCTCACCTTGGCATGTTGGCGGCACTGACCCTGACCTACAACGTTCAGGCCAATACCGACAACAGTGATTCAACCGCATGGCAGTGGAATTACGGCGAATACCTGTGCCCCGATGAAACCCGCCATAAAGACAACAACTTCCTGCGCCCCTCCTATCCATTGCAACATACCGCTGCACTGGAAAAAGGCATGGGGCATTCGGTTTTTGAAAGTTATGGCCGTTTTCAGAAGGATGCCGAAGGCCGCCCCTTTACCCAATTGCGGCTGGAACAGTTGCAGAACCAGAGCAAAGTGGGGAAAGCGGTCACCAACTGCATCAAATTGCGTCCGGGTCGGATCTTTATGCTGCAATCACACCCGATTGGCGCCATGAATGATAGCTGGCAGATAGTCACTGTTTCCCATCAGGGGCATCAGCCACAAGCCTCCGGTGAGGCCGGGGAGGGAACCACCCTGACCAACCAGATTTCCTTTATTCCGGGCAGGCAGGATTGGCGCCCGCCTTTCCGCTATAAGCCGCTGGCGGATGGCGATGAAGTGGCCACTGTCGTGGGGCCGGAGGGGGAAGAGATCTACGTCGACAAACATGGCGCTATCAAAGTGCATTTCCACTGGAACCGTTACGATGAAGCGGACGACCGGGCATCCTGTTGGGTGCGGGTGGCGCAGGGCTGGAATGGTGATGGCTATGGTTTTATGGCGATCCCGCGCATCGGTCAGGAGGTGATTGTTTCCTACCTAAACGGAGATATTGATCGTCCGATCGTCACCGGCTGTACCTACAACGGGCGCAACCGCCCGCCGCTGGATCTGCCGGCGGAAAAAACGCGCACCACCTTCAAGACCCGCACCCACAAAGGTGAGGGATTTAACGAATTGCGCTTTGAAGATGCGAAAGGGAGTGAAGAGATCTATATCCACGCCCAGAAAGATCAGCTTATCGAGATAAACTACGATAAAACCCAGCGTGTGGGTCACGATGAAAGCCACCATGTCCTGAACAATCGCAAACACGAAATCGGCAATGACGAATTCATCCGGATCATGCATGAACAGCACATCCAGATTGACCTGAACCAGTTTGAAACCATCACCAAAGATCGCAAAACCCGCATCAACAACAACTGGCAGGAAAATATCTTTGCGGATCACCGGCAAGAAGTGGGGCGGGACAAAACCGCCAAAATTAACAACAACTATACCCTGAATGTGGTCAACAACATCCAGAGCCTGACGAAAGTCCATACCCTACAGGCCAGCGAATCCGTGCTGATCAAAGGCAAGGCAGGGTCGATTAAGCTGGATGGTTCAGGGGTAACGATCACCGGCAAAATCACCTTGCAAGGGGAGGTGTCGGTAACGGGGGGCAGCCCGGGCACGGTGCCGTCACTCAGCGGATCAGCCAATGAAGGGTTGGTCATGGCAGAGGATTGCCGGGAAAAAGCCCGTAAACAGCAGGAGTCATCGGAATAA
- a CDS encoding type VI secretion system baseplate subunit TssF produces the protein MKSFEYYYQQEFDYLRQLAKIVSEEKPHLRDVLGGGDPDVERLFEGASVLTARLKHNIEDGFPELTRPLLQKLRAQPLKGLPATSIIQFDSHGQGDSDFSIPAGTEVYTEAGQPFVMCRPCPIAPLTLVSREIIHQIQATKIILKFRYTGKDAEWQTRPISLFLSSDEPVADILMLGLMQYYTDTELHHNGQVYKAQGERFEARSGASRLTLSSAKDDNWAPQLLIESLYLPHINQFVDLPLPVMAKQLKLAEHREFSVELTLNTLLPLSAEQIESAFQLHCVPVVNMKRNCQVTLPFAAETARYPLPLALNQGILHIAGIELKNEPGSEEEHRGGEYLFYPASLLTGMERYHSEYDNAGFYGLETAHDEWNGVRYQVVFYDSEGKLMHKPPEREFICHFYGFEQNLPPLISGVISLGGENVPEILQLKNITPTSRTYPPITDSLRYWHFLSHYATGSYALESVRSVRQLLQDFDLYPEGDRPVSRSIRRMIDGISNITAKWGDRLIRGRPVRCLLITLEMDESAYTSAGEMYRFANALYQFFPFCLAQGSWLRMRVISQPSGTQWYLSPSMLEGYRSIM, from the coding sequence GTGAAATCGTTTGAATATTATTATCAGCAGGAATTTGATTATTTAAGACAACTAGCAAAAATTGTGAGTGAAGAAAAACCGCACCTTCGTGATGTACTGGGTGGTGGGGATCCTGATGTCGAAAGACTTTTTGAGGGTGCTTCTGTATTAACGGCGCGCCTGAAGCACAACATCGAGGATGGCTTTCCTGAACTGACGCGGCCATTGTTGCAAAAATTACGTGCCCAGCCGCTGAAAGGCCTTCCTGCAACCAGCATTATCCAGTTCGACAGTCATGGACAGGGAGATTCCGATTTTTCCATCCCGGCAGGAACCGAGGTTTATACCGAGGCCGGTCAGCCATTTGTGATGTGTCGTCCGTGCCCGATTGCCCCCCTGACATTGGTTTCCCGTGAAATCATACATCAGATACAGGCGACCAAAATCATCCTGAAATTTCGTTACACCGGTAAAGACGCGGAGTGGCAGACCAGACCGATAAGCCTGTTCCTGAGCAGTGACGAGCCAGTCGCCGATATACTGATGCTGGGGCTTATGCAGTATTACACCGATACCGAGCTGCACCACAACGGCCAGGTTTATAAAGCGCAGGGAGAGCGGTTTGAAGCCCGTTCCGGTGCATCCCGTCTGACACTATCATCGGCCAAAGATGACAATTGGGCACCCCAGTTGCTCATAGAATCGCTCTATCTGCCCCATATCAACCAGTTTGTGGATTTACCCCTGCCAGTAATGGCGAAACAACTCAAACTGGCGGAACATCGCGAATTCAGTGTGGAATTGACATTAAATACGCTACTGCCGTTATCGGCGGAACAAATCGAATCGGCATTTCAGCTACATTGTGTCCCTGTTGTCAACATGAAGCGCAACTGTCAGGTCACACTGCCTTTTGCCGCCGAAACCGCCCGTTATCCTCTGCCGCTGGCACTCAATCAGGGAATTTTGCATATCGCTGGCATTGAGTTGAAAAATGAGCCGGGCAGTGAAGAAGAGCACCGTGGGGGTGAGTATCTGTTCTATCCGGCAAGCCTGTTGACCGGCATGGAGCGTTACCACTCGGAATATGATAACGCCGGCTTCTACGGGCTTGAAACCGCCCATGATGAATGGAATGGAGTCCGCTATCAGGTAGTGTTCTATGACAGTGAAGGAAAATTAATGCATAAACCGCCTGAGCGCGAATTTATCTGTCATTTTTATGGTTTTGAACAGAACCTACCCCCCCTGATATCCGGGGTGATTTCTCTGGGCGGTGAGAATGTTCCCGAGATTTTGCAATTAAAAAACATCACGCCCACTTCACGCACCTATCCCCCCATTACCGACAGCCTCCGCTATTGGCATTTCCTGTCACACTATGCCACGGGCAGCTATGCCTTAGAGAGCGTACGATCGGTCAGACAACTGTTGCAGGATTTTGACCTGTACCCCGAGGGGGATCGCCCGGTCAGCCGCAGCATCCGGCGCATGATTGACGGGATCAGCAATATCACCGCGAAATGGGGCGACAGGCTTATCCGGGGCAGACCCGTCCGCTGCCTGCTTATCACTCTGGAAATGGATGAATCAGCCTATACCAGTGCCGGTGAAATGTACCGGTTTGCCAACGCGTTATACCAATTCTTCCCGTTCTGTCTTGCCCAGGGATCGTGGCTGAGAATGCGTGTCATCAGCCAGCCTTCAGGGACGCAATGGTATCTGTCACCTTCAATGCTGGAAGGTTATCGCTCAATCATGTAA
- a CDS encoding glycerate kinase produces the protein MKIVIAPDSFKESLSALQVAEAIEQGFREIFPQAAYIKLPMADGGEGTVESLVAATGGQIISCSVTDPLGQPVDAFFGLLGDGKTAVIEMAAASGLHLVPMEQRNPLITTSYGTGELILAALEHGAQKLILGIGGSATNDGGAGMMQALGAQLWDGDCRILPLGGAALTRLESIDLSGLDPRLSQLEITVACDVKNSLCGESGASAIFGPQKGATPEMVKALDSALHHYGMKIESLTDKKVIDVAGTGAAGGMGASLLGCLGAKLQSGIEIVINTLKLEEAIQGADLVITGEGRMDSQTIQGKTPIGVARVAKKFGIPTIALVGGMSCDYHVVHQHGLDAVFSIVPGACSLSDALANSTDNLRVTARNVASVWRMAYS, from the coding sequence ATGAAAATCGTAATTGCTCCTGATTCATTTAAGGAAAGCCTGAGCGCCTTGCAAGTAGCGGAGGCGATAGAGCAGGGGTTTCGGGAAATCTTTCCACAGGCAGCTTATATCAAATTGCCAATGGCGGATGGCGGCGAAGGTACGGTGGAATCTCTGGTGGCTGCAACGGGCGGGCAGATAATTTCATGTTCAGTAACCGACCCCTTGGGGCAGCCGGTTGATGCTTTCTTTGGTTTGCTGGGGGATGGGAAAACCGCCGTCATTGAAATGGCCGCCGCTTCTGGCTTACATCTTGTGCCGATGGAACAGCGCAATCCTTTGATAACGACAAGTTACGGTACCGGAGAACTCATTCTGGCAGCGCTGGAACACGGTGCGCAGAAACTGATTTTGGGTATTGGCGGTAGTGCGACCAACGACGGTGGTGCAGGAATGATGCAGGCACTGGGTGCGCAGCTCTGGGATGGTGATTGCCGTATTCTGCCATTGGGGGGGGCGGCACTAACCCGATTGGAAAGCATCGACCTTTCTGGTCTTGATCCACGTCTTAGTCAGCTTGAGATCACTGTAGCCTGTGACGTGAAGAACTCATTATGTGGTGAATCAGGGGCATCAGCGATATTTGGCCCACAAAAAGGGGCGACACCGGAAATGGTCAAAGCGTTGGATTCGGCATTGCACCATTATGGGATGAAAATTGAATCACTGACGGACAAAAAAGTGATTGATGTTGCGGGAACAGGCGCTGCGGGAGGTATGGGCGCTTCCCTGTTAGGTTGTTTGGGCGCGAAATTGCAGTCGGGTATTGAGATTGTCATTAATACCCTGAAACTGGAAGAGGCCATTCAGGGGGCGGATTTGGTGATTACGGGTGAAGGTCGTATGGATAGCCAGACCATACAGGGCAAAACACCGATTGGAGTTGCCCGTGTCGCCAAAAAGTTTGGTATTCCCACCATCGCTTTGGTTGGGGGAATGAGCTGTGATTACCATGTTGTGCATCAGCACGGGCTGGATGCAGTCTTTTCCATTGTACCGGGTGCTTGCTCTCTTTCCGATGCCCTTGCCAATAGTACTGATAACTTACGGGTAACGGCACGTAATGTTGCTTCGGTCTGGCGTATGGCTTATTCGTAA